The genomic interval CGATTATTGCTAACGGTATTCGTGCTTACCTTATCGTAATAATTGCTCATTTGTCGGATATGGAATATGCGACAGGGGCTGATCACCTGGTGTATGGTTGGTTATTTTTTGGGATTGTTATCTTACTGATGTTTTATCTTGGCAGTTTCTTTTGCGATAGCGAACCAGAGGCTGAATCGCGGTTGATTAGCTCAGAACAAACTCAATTTAACGTTTGGCCGACTATCATGGTTGCAATATCTGGATTGGTGGCGTTGCTTTTTAATCGCACTATTGACTCAGTTGTTCCGCCACAACAGCCGGCAATTATAAAGTTATCAGCACCATTTAACATGACGCCACGAGAGCAAACATTATGGGGAATTGATTTTTCACATTCACTTGCAATGTATTTAGGACGTAGCACAAATAAGGTTGAGTTATATGTCGCTAAATTTGCAAATAGGCAAACCCAAGGTGAACTGCTGACATCGACTAATTTGTTGTACGATCAGCAATATTGGTCTTTAGTTGCCAAGACAATAGTGAAATTGCCAGCCACAACAGGTTCAATGGACTTTATTGAGCTGCAATTGGTCAATGCGCAAGGGCTGCATCGACTGGTTCGTTATAGCTATCTTATCGATGGTACTTTTATCGCCAGTCAAGCTAGGGTTAGGTTATCTCAAGGGTTATTGGCACTAACGGGGTCATCATTACCGTTATATGTTGTGGCTGTGTCAGTCGCTCACCCGTCGAGTCCGCAAGGATTAATTCAAGGGCAGCAGCTATTATCACAATGGGTAGCAGAGCAGCCATTGTCATCTATTAAGAGCGCTCAATCATTATGAAGCCAATTCATGTTTGCCATGTTGTCTATAAATTCGCTACTGGTGGGCTTGAGAATGGCGTGGTTAATTTAATTAATAAATTACCCGCCGAGGAATTTAGTCACAGCATTATTTGTATCAGTAATGCTGATCCAATGTTTGTGAAAAGATTGGCGCGACCAGAGATAAAAATATATGAGTTGGAGAAGCTACCTGGGCGTTCTATTTCCTATTTAGGGCGCTTAAGGGCTATTGTTAAGCAATTAAAGCCGTCGATAGTGCATACCCGAAATCTTTCGACGATAGAAGCGCAAGTAGCCTGTATCGGGCTGGGCGTATTACGAGTTCATGGAGAGCATGGCTGGGATGGTCCACTGGCTAAATTTAATCGCAAGCATATTTGGTTGAGACGTTTAATTCAGCCTTTAATTGACCGCTTTATTGTTTTGTCCGGCGAGTCTCAGCAATATTTAGCGCAACAAATTCTCATTGATCCAGCTCGAATTCAATTAATCTGTAATGGCGTTGATAGCGAGCTATTTACAAATCCTCCTAAATCCTTAGCTGAAAATTTTAATATCATTGCGGTCGGTCGTTTAGTAGATGTTAAAAATTACCCCTTGTTACTTAATGCGCTAGCAAAAATTGTGCATGAGCTTGGATATAATAATGTCCAATTAACTATCGTCGGTGATGGCAGCAATCGTGAGCAATTAACTGACCAAATAGCGAGCCTAAAATTAAATTCACATTGCCATTTACTTGGCGATAGATCCGATATTGCGCCGTTATTGGCGCAAAGTGATGTTTTTGTACTGGCGTCGACTGCGGAAGGCATATCCAATACGATATTAGAATCAATGTCGACCGGCACTGCCGTGATTGCGACAGATGTTGGTGGTAATACTGAGCTGGTCGAGCATATGAAAACGGGCTTAATAACCGAGTCGAACAATCTGGTCGCTATGGTTGATGCGATAGAATATTACCTTAAAGATATCAGTTGTTGCCACCAGCATGGCATTAATGGGCGGCAACGAATTGAGGAAAATTTTAGTATCAGTTTGATGGTTAACAACTATGCTGAGTTATACCGTCGTTTAATATAATAAATAACAGGATGTTTTATGTGTGGGATTTCAGGGATATTTGATTTAAAAAAAATTGACGACATTGACCGTAATATTTTAGAAAAAATGAATACAGCTCAAGATCATCGAGGGCCCGATGCCGATGGTTTTTTCTTTGCGCCAGGTATCGGACTTGGCCATCGCCGTTTATCTATTATTGATCTTGCTGGTGGCCATCAACCAATGTTTAATGCCAGTGGTGATATCGGCATTGTTTTTAATGGCGAGATCTATAATTTTAAACAACTGGCTGAGCAGTTAATCGAGTTAGGGCATAAATTTGAAACGCGCAGTGACACTGAAACGATTCTGCATGCTTGGGCCCAGTGGGGAGTGGATTGTGTAAGCCACTTGCGGGGCATGTTTGTTTTTGCATTGTGGGATAAGCGCCAAGACAGCTTGTTTATGGCACGAGACCGATTGGGCATTAAACCGCTTTATTACACCCTGTTAGAGAATAATCAGTTCATTTTTGGTTCAGAACTGAAGGTGCTTAAACAGCACCCGCAATGCTCGCGCGAATTAGACCCTCAAGCGATAGAAGATTATTTTACCTTTGGTTATATCCCTGAGCCAAAATCAATTTTCAAGCAAGTTAAAAAATTAGAGCCGGGTCATACCATTTTACTCGAAAAAGGCTCGTTGCAGGTAAAGC from Gammaproteobacteria bacterium carries:
- the xrtA gene encoding exosortase A; this encodes MEMNPLHSAAKEQQSSSASNLRNTYIGVLIVATWAMLFWSTIVATITIWSTSETFAHGFVILPIVGWLFFRDRAQFLRANVVGSYWGMAVTVGFILLWLIGQLLEVSVFRQLGVFGGIVASYWMVFGDDFAKHYKFPLCYVIFAVPFGNAIIPLLQHITAEITVFMLQVSQIPVFYEGLYLTIPSGKFEVAVACSGIRYLIASLAVGTLYAYLNYRYFYKQLLFVILAFFIPIIANGIRAYLIVIIAHLSDMEYATGADHLVYGWLFFGIVILLMFYLGSFFCDSEPEAESRLISSEQTQFNVWPTIMVAISGLVALLFNRTIDSVVPPQQPAIIKLSAPFNMTPREQTLWGIDFSHSLAMYLGRSTNKVELYVAKFANRQTQGELLTSTNLLYDQQYWSLVAKTIVKLPATTGSMDFIELQLVNAQGLHRLVRYSYLIDGTFIASQARVRLSQGLLALTGSSLPLYVVAVSVAHPSSPQGLIQGQQLLSQWVAEQPLSSIKSAQSL
- a CDS encoding glycosyltransferase, with protein sequence MKPIHVCHVVYKFATGGLENGVVNLINKLPAEEFSHSIICISNADPMFVKRLARPEIKIYELEKLPGRSISYLGRLRAIVKQLKPSIVHTRNLSTIEAQVACIGLGVLRVHGEHGWDGPLAKFNRKHIWLRRLIQPLIDRFIVLSGESQQYLAQQILIDPARIQLICNGVDSELFTNPPKSLAENFNIIAVGRLVDVKNYPLLLNALAKIVHELGYNNVQLTIVGDGSNREQLTDQIASLKLNSHCHLLGDRSDIAPLLAQSDVFVLASTAEGISNTILESMSTGTAVIATDVGGNTELVEHMKTGLITESNNLVAMVDAIEYYLKDISCCHQHGINGRQRIEENFSISLMVNNYAELYRRLI